The DNA segment agagaactacaTGAATTCAGAAAATCTATGTTGCCTCTAAAACTTCTAATTATATATTTGCTTATCCTAATTTTAGTTTCTGATATTTCTTGAAGGACCACAGATGGTACATTTCAGGGCTGATCATGATAGCAAACAGTATGTTGCTTGTGGCCACTGCAAGCAGGTAAGACTGCAATTGAGGTAAGTTTTTTCCCTGAAGTGAGACACATGCAGGTGTAGTTATGTAGTTTCCAAGTATCAAATGAGACTATTACTTCTAGGAATGCTATGCAGTTCTACCTTGACATACATAATGGACTAATTAGTGGACAGAAATGTATTTACCTCTGGAAATCTATCAGATTCATCATAAACATGTAGTCAACAGTTGACTGTATCAATTACCTGACTTTCTTGACTTTGGAAGTTGTCACAGTAGAGAAAGGGGTTTGATACAACATTTTGTTGGAATGATGGTTTCCAAGCACTCCCTTCACTTGATGTATGAAGCTCTCTGTTTACACAATGGAATTCAAACTATAATTTTGAATGCCAAAGATAAATACTAAGAGATGGACATTCATGAAACTGAAGCAATCTGCTTTTGACCTATAAAAAAGAACCATTGCACAGGTCTATGAGTAAATGTAGCCTGCTTGTTTTGCACTGTTTAAGCTGCAAAATCCTTGGTttatactttgaaattacttgcaaTGCAATATCTTCTTTCCATGGTTTTGCATGGCTTAGAGACAACAGATCAGTCAAGTGATGCTCAAATTGTAAATTGATACCATGGCAACAAACCACTTAGATTAGCTTAACCACTGCATAAATGATTACCTGTACCTGCAGTATCTGAGAGAAGGAAATTGTTGTACATCATGAagaatttaaaagaaaattctaagcaaagaaattaataaaaagtcatcaattagttaatctaaaaattttaaaaattatgttgtaaattaaaaaaaattgttcgATTTTCTTAAAATCTCTTTTTTGTATTAAGTACACTCTTGTATTACTTGCACTCATTTATTACTTAGgtatcataaaaatcatattttgaAATTCTAAAAGgcatatttatttcttaagagatTAGGTCCGGAAATCATCCTCGATTGTACCAAAGCTTCTAAACCTGTATAAATAGTAGAGCTTGTTAATAGATCAaactttgaatttgaatgaaaaaaaaaaccttctCTCTTCTTTCTAATCTTTAAtctcattcctctctctctcctccctaaTCTCTAATcgcactcctctctctctctctctctctctctctatagctTGTTCTACATCACCATCTCTCTAATATTGAGTAATCAAAAGCTTATATATTGCCTCTCCAACACATTATTAATTGTATTCTTTTATTGTTTAATTAGTTTAACCATTGATAAGTATGTGATTGAAATCATTGCACTGCTTCAGAGTAACCATGAAAGTCTAGCCGTATTCATAGTATATGCTACAGAATGCTCTAAGATGTTCTTCAGTAGATTAGTAGAGCAAACAATTAGTCATATAGAATGTTTTGATCCGTTTATTTCTTTGACCTTGTTTACTAATCAAGCCTTACAATAGAAAATAGAGTATAGTCGTCaacttctcagatctgttcttGATCCTTTCAAGGTTACTCCTCCTTCATTAGAACCCTATTGAGTCATGTCAGACTCCTCCTTATGGATCCTTGAAGCAAGACATGTACTGTATAATAACATATATTATTTGGGCATGCAAAACCAGGACCGGAACCTATGATTTCGTGCCCTGACATggcgatgcatgcatgcatgattgCAGGAGAGTACTGCATCGATCAGCCATGGCACAGATTTCTGAGAATTTAAATAGAGTGGTGCAGGGATGATGGATGGAGTACTCACAGACCTTGGGGATTTGGTAGGGTTCTTGGTGGGGTTGTTGATGAGGTGAGGGAAGTATAGGAGGGGATGATGAACTCGTTTCCAGCTTTATCACCTGCCAGTACTTCCTCCGCTTCCCCGCTGCCTGTCCTCTTGCTCATGCCCATATCAGCCTGAGTTTGGCCTGCAGACAATGCCATTCACCACCATAATGCTAAAGGTCGTGCTTTATGGAACATCAGCGCAGTGATTCaaagacacagagagagagagagagagagagagagccattccCCCAGCCATCAGCTAGTTCCTGACACCAATGAGATGACTGGGTGATGATGGCAGCTGCCCCTCCCCGAAGAACCAAAACCAAAGAGGGTATAGTGTCTTGCATGACCGAGAGAACTCCAAATACCTGCCACTCTGTTGGTGCTCCTCACTGTTCTATACGTCTGCCAACaaacaataagaaaataattGATATAAGAATGGATCAGAAAGAGAAAGGTCTAACATGTCACGATTACTTCCACAGATGCTGTTTTGTCCGCAGTGTTTGATTGTTTGGAAGCCCCCACTCTGTCTACACCCAAaacaaaaccctaaccctaacaatGATATGGTCACTTTTTGGTTGCAGAAAAAGGAAGGGGGGCTTCTTCTTTATCCACTTCTCTTACCTGCAGATGGCTCTTCACATGAACTAGTGTTAGATCTTTCACGTTCATCAGTTCCAAGATTGATTTTGGCGTTGCCCCTGCAGACATACAGATCCAAGAGAAATCTCTGTTCGCTGACGGTCATAACAGGAATACGCAGCCAAGAAGATTCTGAGGGACAGGTTGCTTACTCTCATGGCCACCGAGGAGCTCCACCGCATGAACGAAATGGGCGTGGAGACTGGTAGTCCACCTCATTCGTGGAGCTCTACTGCTCCTCTTCCCCAAACTCCGCTTGACTCCACTGCGAGGGTGTTGGTTTCTTCTGTGGTCGTCTGGACCAGATGCCTGG comes from the Musa acuminata AAA Group cultivar baxijiao chromosome BXJ1-10, Cavendish_Baxijiao_AAA, whole genome shotgun sequence genome and includes:
- the LOC103969975 gene encoding probable transcription factor KAN4, giving the protein MEDKCTDLSLQISASSTTMIHGSSPNWDLFGDPSMEEPISSRRRSEVNEPKYGEPSLRLELKVQASGPDDHRRNQHPRSGVKRSLGKRSSRAPRMRWTTSLHAHFVHAVELLGGHERATPKSILELMNVKDLTLVHVKSHLQTYRTVRSTNRVAGQTQADMGMSKRTGSGEAEEVLAGDKAGNEFIIPSYTSLTSSTTPPRTLPNPQESFIHQVKGVLGNHHSNKMLYQTPFSTVTTSKVKKVRQ